The window ATTACAAGTTTACCAATCTTATAAGAAGGTAAGTTCCACTACCCTCCTCTAaagtttatttctttcatatGGTATTAGAGCATAACTTATCTTTGCCTTCTACCCATCTTATggactagaactccaaccaATTTTGTGCTTGCTTGttatgagaaattttttttccactagTTTCTTTATTTGTAAGGTAACCAATGGAGTCGACAGGTTTACCATTTTTGTTAGAGAGAACTATGTTGTTCAAATCTTTTAACCTTATGAGGTTCAAGTTTTCAAAGAAGAAATGATTAAATCAAATAGGGCCTTTAACTATAGAGATTTTGTTGATAACTCTGACTCATGGTGTTTTGAATCCTATAACTTGGCTTCACAGCCTGTCATCAAACTCATAGGGGTTCTCAAAAATGTAGTAACCAAATAAACCTATTGTTTACTCATATTAGACTTTTGTGCCTCTTGAACCCCATGCTCGACaaaatctaaaagaatcaatggTAGGGAGAGAGCAGTACTAGGTAAAAGAAAATGACGACAGATTTCTCGTTCACAGGATTGAAAATCAAATATGTTTTGCCAAGGAAAATCATGTATTATTTAACAGTTGGTAGTCTCAAGGCTGAAACTCAAGGGAAATCAATTGAAGTTTTACGATTTTACCTCTTGAATCTTGGGAGCCGTTATCTGAGAGTCACAATGGTAATGCTAGAAGTTTTTGACAAGTGAGCTCAACCATGACTACCTAATAAGGTTTCGATTTGAAGAAACTTTTCTTCTGCAGAAGGTTGAAGATGGATGAATTTTCCTCCAAGAATCCCTTACATTATacattaggaatgctagcatcTATTGGCCATTAGATTAGATAGATCAGATCTATGACATTGATTAAATATAATGTGTATCTAATCTATCTATGCTGCTCTCTTGCAACTCCTTTCCTTcccctccccttcttcttcctctctgtcTTTGTTTCTCACGCTACTCGGAAAGATGAGGTTGACAATTAGTTTAAAATGGTTAGTTCAGAGAATGTGATAATAAAATGGAATTTTACCCTTGAATTTCAAGAAACTGGGTCCTGAGTTCATCGGCAAACCCAATTGCATCCAACACACTCCATGTGATTGTGTCCTCCCAAATCCATATCTTAGAATGCAACTCCGTAATGCAGATTGTGTTTTACAAGTGAACAGTTTAAAGCATTTGGTTTCCTTCTTTAATCATTATCATGTAATTTTCAAAGATAAggaagagggttttttttttttaacggaaTTCTGAGACGTGGTATTACATTACACACAAAGTATCGAAACTAAACAACCATAAAGGATTGAGCTGAGACAATGATTTAAGAAGATTTACAGAGCTTTGAGTTCTTTGGTCTGCCTTGGTATCGTTATGAATACCATCCCCTTTCACTCCAAAATTGAATACATGAATAACTCCTCTATTGGTGACTTGGTTTCTAGCCTCACGAAACCGAGGGAGCTGAATCAGAGACTCAAACCCTTCAACATGAACGAGACTTTAACAGAGACAAAGataaatttgaagaagaattagaTCGCAAGAAGGACTCGGGTTTATCATCAGTTCCATAAACTATTTCAGGCATCAAGATTGTAAAGAAAATTGAGCTGGCTAAAATTCAGCTCTGCAATGCCTGCAATGCAGCCCCCATCCCATGTTGATCCTCATAAAGTCAGGAGGTGGGGTGATTCCCTTAATTCTTTGGATGGTTGGGGCGTTGTGTGCATCATTTAAAGACATAGAAATACAAACATAATCGAGATTGGTAtagtttctactttctacctgGGGATCTAATATATGAATCATGTGATCCCAAAACATTTGAAACCCTATGAATGCCAAAGACATCTGAAACCCTGGAACCCTATGAACGCTGCTTTTCGGCGTGGCTGAAGCAGCATTCTGGTAGAGTCCGACAGCATTccgaaaccctaaagccctatgaATGTTGCTTTCCGGTGTGGCTGAAGCAACGTTACGACAGCATCCGAAAGTGTTCCAGCTTGGCTTGAATCGTCGAAGCGAGGGTGGAGATAGAATTAGGAGAGATATAAGGTATAGCAGCGGTGGATTGAAGATTTAGACTTCTTCTCTCAATCCAACGATTATATTTAGGATGAACAAATCATACGGTTAATATCCCACTAGCATTCTTATACCGCTCTCATACATATGTATGTAAAGTATAAATTAGAACCATTTAAAAAACAGTTATAAAGAGAGTGCAAAAGGAGTGTAGCTACTTGTTTTTATGGGGTTACATTGAAGTTAATTGTAGCCGTTGTTTTGTAACATTTATGGTAGTTGTTTGTAACCTTTTGCATGGATCATTTTTCATGagtacttttctattttttattttagtatcaTAAACTATTGACCTTTTTCTAAGACTACCTTTGTAAGCAACATGTGGCATCATCCCCTCTATTGACCTTTTTCTAAGACTACCTTTGTAAGCAACATGTGGCATCATCCCCTGGGTGTAATGATAAGTAAGCAAGTGTTCTCACGTAGTGGACTATTAAGAGTTAAGAATCTAATCCAAAAGTATAGGATTAGATTAACACCTTGAAACATTAGATTCTTAATGGGTAAGATTCTTAAATTAATAGATGTTATGAGGAAAAGGAGGATTAATATTGATTGCATCCaacagacaatttttttttttttttttttggtggtaatAATAGATTTATTCAGAAGAACAGGAAAGACTCAATGATACCAAACATTGATTTTGGATCCAAAGATCGGAGAAGGGCTAAACTGTTATGTCCATCATAGACGGAGCCCTCCTTGCTAGAGATTCAACTAAAGTCCCATTGTATCCAACAGACaagatggaagggtaaaaaaatgaagatgtaaGTTGTCTTTAAATTTTGATATACAAGAGTACAAAGTAATATAGGTGGGGTGGGTATGGTAGTAAATAAAGATCTAATGAATGATCTGGTGGATATTAAAAGAATGTGGGATAGAATTATATCCAACAAACTTAGAAAAAAATGTTATCAATATAATTAGTGCTTGCGCATCCCAAGGATAACTCGATGAAAGTAATAAGTTAAAATTTTGGGAATACATTAATGGTTTAGTATAAGGTTGTAGTTATGAAGAAAATATTATATTGGTATGGGTTAATGTGTTTTGGGCCCATTAGTTTCTACTAGACCCAATAATAATCAGTTTTGGGCTTgaaccttttattttattatgatcCACTTGGTTTAAAAGGGCTATGTgctttatgggaaaaaaaaatgttacgtTGCTATGCTAGAAAACACACAGACATATCAGGGAACGGAAAGACCATGCTCCCCTTTGCCCAACAGACGTTGAAGATGCTCCCATGCACCCTCTCATTGGCCCTGCATTGGTTTTTGCCTTTGCCATCAAGGTAATGTTCTTTCTCTcatgttttatttattaattatttcaaATCATTTGGACATCCAACTCGGATGAAATGGATAAAGTATATTAGTTTTGAGATGAACCAGATTATCAAAAGGATATATTACTATTATGTGAATCTAAATAACATGTCGCCTAGTTGGACATAATTTTTGTCCTTCAAGGCCTATTTGTTTAGAGGGGAATTGGGGGTGGAAGTGTGTTCAGTATGGGACTCACATGTTAGTGGGATTAAGGACAGGAAAGTAAAAATGTGGTGAAATAAAGTAGCATCCCATCCCATCATGTTTGGTCCGGTGGAAgttggaaggagagagagagaaaagaagacgaGAGGTGGTTCACAGCCAATCTGGATCACCATCTTCTTTAGAGATTCTCTGAAATTTCCGTAGCAGATGAATGAAGAGCAACCTGAAAGGCTGCTGTCTGAACCATGATGCATTTCTCAAATTTGAATTATTCTGTTCTTTTTTGAGTGATTACTTTTCTGCTAGATCTATCATCTCTATCTTGACAACGATGATGGACGATTGAATGATTTGTCTATCGGTAGAGACAAAGAAGGGTAGATCATCTGTTTGTGTTTCTCCACACTGGATAATACTTGGGTTTTGCAATTTGATATTTGATTTATAAAATCGGCATTTTGGATGATTTACATGTTCAGCAAAtcgatttaatttttttatttttttttaatcttgtaaAACTGCCCCACAAagttggaaaaagaagaagaagaaggtgaaatTGACATTGTGACATCGGCACAAcaagtggaagaagaagaagaagagagagaatatgagggggaaggaggggggggggagagagtcGTGGAAGGGGGTGGGATGAAGCCATATCAGCAAACAGGGAAAGCTCTAAACCCAATGTTGTCTGGACACTTTTCAAACTCACTCAACCAAACGTCACACTTTTCCATGATTTTGGAAATGTCCGTACAATAATCCCATCACTAACATCCCATCCAATCAAAACTCCCAGGTTTCAATCGAAATTTCGATCTCCCTAAAGGTTGAAATccaataccttgaaccttgcCTTGATTGGAGATCATTTTTGAGATTGACTTCTGTATGTCTTGCTGTTACCTTGTTTTGAATTGCTTTATAATTGTCATTTGTTTTGTTTAGGCTTTTACCACCCCCCCAAATCccccgccttttttttttttcttttctgttagaAGGATCCTGCCCATTTTGTTGTAACCTTATGACGTAATGGGCTTTTCatgttatattatttttaaggaaaaaaaggcTTCTATTGGTGAGTGTGGCCCTCGCACCCAGAAACATTTGGAGGGGGGTGAAATGACTGGCCTGCCCCctttaaaatggaaaatgacatctTTGTGGATGCTTCCTTATGCGATCCCACTGGCCCTTGCGCACACGCAGGAACTGTACTCGCccacaggaaacacttcccctatttttaatataataatgaGTTCCTATTTAAcaaggaaaggaagagaaagatggTTATATAAGGTTGTGGAGTTTAAACCATCAGATTACAAGGTAATCTAATGGTCTACTTTAAATATGGAATGTAACTGTTATAAACAATTACTAAAATCAGTTAAATCTGGAATGTAAGTATGTAACTGGTATAAACAGTTCTAAAATTAGTTTAGTGGCAGTTGATTACTGGTTGAGAACTGTCATTTAATCTGGACTATATGATCGTGCTGCCAAATGATCTAACGAGCCAGATTTAAATATGAAATGTTTCACtgttctaaaaagaaatcagaAAGTCTAATAATCCCAGAATTTCCCAGATCAAGGTATACAAAAATGAAACTTATAACCAATCTCTCACttactgttttttctttttgaatatcTTGCATAATTTCTATTTCACTACAGGGTTATGCCCCACCCCCCACATCCTTCTTCATGGTGATTCATTGTGGTCATTAGTTAACATTATATAAACAATGATTAAAATGTCCAACCTAAGAAGACACCCAGAAGACAGGTCATTTGATTAGTGTGTTGTAACTGTTAGTTGGCAAGGCCAGTATGTGTCTTTACAATCTGCTTTCTGCTGTATATAGAATATGGTTGAAGAACTAATCCTTGTAGCCACCTTACCATCtagtttttatttatcaaaTCATTGTTGAAGGGTAGTTGAAATAACATTATGGTTCTCTGTAGGAGATCCCAATCGAATTTGTGAGAAAATTTGGAGTAGATCTCCCTGATGTTGCAGTCCTAGAGGTTCCTGATGGCAGAGAATGGTctatagaattaaaaaaaaaattgaagaagcaaTTTGGTTCCACAATGGTTGGCAGGGATTCTTGAAGCATTACAATATATCCGCTGGTCATTTTATAGTTTTCAGATATGATGGCAATTCACATTTCTTTGTTCTTATATTCAATGAAAGTGCTTGTGAAATCAATTATCCACATAATGTTGATACTCCTGGAGAGTCCAACCTTCTGAATAAAGGTAAGATGCTTGAAAGTGAAAAAAGAGGAAGTGGAGTCCAGTTCATTTTGGCAAAGAGACCTGCATCTACATATGAAATTGGATCAACGTCTAAACCTAGAGGGCTCAgtagaaagaaaagaatgaaaaacaaAGACCAAAAGGAGATGGAAGAGCTACCTTATCAGTGTGAACTAAATCAAGCAAAAAAGGACAGAAGTAAAGAAGGTATTTAATTTTTACAAATAAAGTGATGTCATTTTATGACAGTTTTCCTTCTCATCATCAACTTGATAAAATGCAGGTGAAGACATATTCCATGCGAAACAGGATGAGCATATGCGCACTCCCTTAGCTGAGAAGACAAGAAGGCCAATAAcaacagaagaaagagagaaggcaAAACATTTAGCTCAAATGTTAAAAACTGAAAAGCCATTCTTGATATCCTATCTGAGAAAGGGATTGGTAAGCTCCTTTACTTTGAAATTTGGAAATTGATCTGCACTGCCTCTGCATGCACATATAAGTACCCCATTTCCCAAGTTAAGATCGTGCAGGGGATCATCATTTGGTGcaaaaaaacatttcttttgCAGCTGAGGAATTTTAACTGTGATGCAATTCTTTCTGATTGTGTAGAATATTCCGCTTTCATTTGCCTGGGAACATTTCTTAGAGGGAGCATACAATGTCACACTTCAGGTTCGAAATGGGAGTACATGGTCCGTCCAATTCTGCTTTAACTGCAAAATTAAAGCATTACTAAGTggggaatggaaaaaaatttgttcAAGAAAACATGCTGGAAGATGGAGATTGCTGTGTCTTTGAACTCTTgaaagtggaagaaattgaGTTGAAAGTGTCAATTTTCTGCCTGGTTGAAAAGGAAATCCAACCTGGAAGTTCTGGTAAATAAAACTTTGTTATTGGTGAATTTTGTTTCCTATTGTTGAACTGTATTTATATTGAAAATAAGTTAAATGAGAATCAATTCTATATGGTTAATATATTGAAAATCAGTTAAATGAACGAGAACCTACCGAGCTTACTGCAGATGGGGTACCTCTGCGGTATAATAAGTGGAACATTAACAACTGCAATCATGCCTGGTGCTAATGGTCACTTCTTCTCTACAGTTATGGCAAGAAGGACTAAGCCACGAAAGCCAAGAAAAGGAACTGAAAACAAAGCTACCCGAGAAACAAGAGATTTCAAGTCTGTAAACCCTTTCTTCAAGGCTTACATGCATCCCTCCTATGCTCAGGGGGATTAAATGGTAAGCTCCTAACTGAGAACCTTATTGTGGATTCATATTTTGGTAAATTATGCCACAAACATTCTTCTGGTTAAACTAGTTTCAGAGGCACCTTCAACAGCTTCATGTACTCTTGGAAAGCTATTACAATTGCCAACTATTAGATGAACTCTGTGAATGAAAACATAGACTTCATCTGAGTGTTGGCCAAAGGTTTCCATTGAGAATTGGAAGATCCCAGTTGACATTTCCCAGTTTTAATTTACTCTAAGTATGGGTTTTATATAAAGTTCAAGTCATATCTTCTTTCTTATGCAGACTTTGAAGAGCAGCTTTATTAAAAGGCATTTGGAAAATAACTTGGAAAGTGTTATACATCAAGATACAGACGGAAGGAAATGGCCCATCAGTTTCTATATGATTAATGGCCAAGGTAGGCCTGGTGCTGGTTGGGCTGGCTtcatgaagaaaaataatatagaagAGGGAGATGTTTGCGTTTTCGAGCTTATTGAGAGGGAGGGTACTGTTTTGAAGGTCTCAATTTTCAAGAGCTATTGAATATTGGTATAACCATGAGACCTGCCAAATAAAATGGCATCTTTTAAATGGTTGATGTGAAAACTGTAATTGCTTTGAATTTTGAGTACTTGAAtcccttctcttatttctttttctgtttcattttcAACCCATTTAAGATTAAGATTTCATGGCTTACCTAATCTACTTGAATGGAACATAACTGcataaaatttttttaattagtaaCTACTAATCATTCTCAAAGGAATCCTTATTTTtataggttcaaaacttggaaccAGCTTCTTCAgcaaagcaggggtaaggctgcatacacttgcccctcccaaaccctgcagtagcaggagccttgtgcattgagtTGTTCAAACTTTGGAAGAAGGCCCATATCTCTAGAGGCAGTTACAGTCCTTGTCAAGAATGATAGAAAGGAGATTCCATAATTTCAATTTGGGAATTGCGCACAATGATTTAAAGTAGAAAACAGActacccaaaacccaacccaccCCTTGATCCCCAAATCCAATGCCcactaacttcctttcttgtgGGTAAACACAAGGGGTAGCCAAACTCCCTAGAAGCTCAGTCTCATCCTGGCTTTAAGAAAAGGAGGCCCTTGGCTCTCTCCATAACCAAAAGGGAGATCATCAATGAAATGGGCTCAACTGTGGTGTCTATCTCCCCGTGAAGACTCTCCCTCTAAGGTGGCAATGCTGCATTAGGACACAAATGAAATTACCATTAGTGGGGGCAGTAGTGTGGTGGGAGGCCCTCTGTCTCCAACAAAATTGAAGAAGGCAGCTTGTTACTCCTTATATGGCTCTCCTCACTCTCACAATGCAGACTTCAAGAGGGGGATCTAGGCTTGGCCGGTCTCTTGAGGAATTATGAAACTACTCAGTTGAAGCTGTCAAGGCATGGGTTGCCCCTAGACAGTTCAAGTTCTTGGGACACAGGATCAATCAAGGTTAGCCCGAACTTAGTAACAATCAAGATCAATTCAGTCTAATCTGGACCTGCACGATAGGGTTAGGTCTAGACATGAACCCAGAAGTCTTGAGTTGGGCTTAGGTTAAATTTCAAAAACCTaaggttgggctaggttttaagaaactcagCCCAACATGGCTGTATTTCACCCCTAATCTATGTGGTGTGGAGATTCAGACTTGCTCTATGGCCCCTGCACGCACAGGGACCACGCTTCCCCAAAGGGGAACTTTTTCTTTCTAGGTAAAACCCCCCAAAGGAAACactatccaaaaaagaaaaagagaattagagtggattttcttttcatgttAGCATTTCCaagaaattttagtttttgcAAATTTTACAAAAGCTTTTAGTGCTTAGTAGTATGTTGCCTTGGGATGAACCCTAATTTAGGAAGATTTCGTTGTAATCCAATGGTAAATGCGTAAAGTACATCCTTTACTAAACCCAGGAATGGATATCATTGTATCACTAAACGACCAGCGTTTAATAGACTGTCTTTGGCGGGAGCCCTGAGACCCTGACACACTGTCTGTTGGACAGTTGCGCATCGTTGATAGTTAAAAGAGTTTCGGATCACCACAGTAATGGGGTTTGGGTTTAAACCTTTCTGAAAATTTGCACCGTTAGATCCATTTTAGACGACCTGCTACAGGAATGATTTAGGGTTCTCTGCATTTCACTGCAAGTTTTTACCTTTTCAACAACCTCAGGTCCTCTTAAGTCCTCAAGTTCCTCCCCTCTCTCTTACTGCAACCCCTTCAGGTCATTTTTGTTATCGTCCCTGCTCGGCTTTAGACATTCAGAACTCGGCAGAGATGGTGAGAGCTCCCAATGAGAAGAAGACCAATTTAATCCCTCCTGAGAAGAACCCTGAATTTTTCAAGATATATCTCCCTGACCACAGCTCTCAAAGATTGGTAAAATGCTTTGTCTCTTTCTCTTGGTTTCCTCTGTTAGGTTCTGGGTTTGTTCAATTTTTCTCTCCTCAGAGCTATTTATCTTTCCACGACTGTTTCACTGTCTGGAATGCTATTCAAGAGTGAAACTTGGAAGGACTGAGAAGTTTTGACTgatgggtttcttttttttttttttgggttatgaTTGATGGGTTTCAGAGCAACTTCCTGTAGGAGTTTGCAAAGCCTgctttttttacttattttgattttatttccttttttgatgCAGAAGATACCGCCAGCTTTTTTAAACCACTTCAATGGATTGATACCCAACAAGGCTATCTTACGAAGCCGTAAGGGGAGAATTTGGCATGTGGAGCTGGAGCAAG is drawn from Macadamia integrifolia cultivar HAES 741 chromosome 7, SCU_Mint_v3, whole genome shotgun sequence and contains these coding sequences:
- the LOC122083220 gene encoding B3 domain-containing transcription factor VRN1-like, with amino-acid sequence MVYRIKKKIEEAIWFHNGWQGFLKHYNISAGHFIVFRYDGNSHFFVLIFNESACEINYPHNVDTPGESNLLNKGKMLESEKRGSGVQFILAKRPASTYEIGSTSKPRGLSRKKRMKNKDQKEMEELPYQCELNQAKKDRSKEGEDIFHAKQDEHMRTPLAEKTRRPITTEEREKAKHLAQMLKTEKPFLISYLRKGLNIPLSFAWEHFLEGAYNVTLQVRNGSTWSVQFCFNCKIKALLSGEWKKICSRKHAGRWRLLCL